From a single Osmerus mordax isolate fOsmMor3 chromosome 14, fOsmMor3.pri, whole genome shotgun sequence genomic region:
- the LOC136956415 gene encoding regulator of G-protein signaling 12-like yields the protein MFRQADTSSKRRHGGGLPLSPPPPPQGRIRGVEVARGRTGYGFTLSGQGPCVLSCILKGSPADYMGLRSGDHILSVNDINVSKASHEDVVKLIGRCTGILHLVIAEGERHRGGRHHGSRRGAGGGAAAHVDSCSSDEELGSFHDNGWFKPKLDHKALGINRAERVVAEMQSGGIFSMIFENSSHSSSSSEKERVIAPGPSSSSSSSSKPRPLSEPEFPPYRNSHPHSRSNPNLLSEEEMARVLNDDSVFLDSYQHPLHHHQEDQELEVGVGDDFALEPSEGILNVGMMVGYLGSIELASTGASLESDSLQAIRGSMRRLRAEQKIHSLVLMKVMHDCVRLVSDRGQVLATYPAEKLAFSACCPDDRRFFGLVTMQATDDHEDCRYGNGQEEEGGLRTSCHVFIVDPDLCHHQVHAGVARRFRFECTPDPDTGGCLEFPPTSQPLLQFVSVLYRDMGENIEGVRARAFVDPDNDAQQNHSTSSNSDSGIGNFLPEDKSNRVLLVDLGGNAHSPGVRHWDSPPPSSQAWGPALQGGGPSLPPPPPPLIRNGYRHDLHLADLPHPHPLPHPNPHPEPSGRHPPRGGHPHHYPPGKRGGGGGEKRGGGGGGEASSQRWLPVHVLRDWRHHPGGGGGGGGLGPGLSSDQESYAESTDGWSSANCSTLPPPMNKIPADRYRAPLPGGDLAQPHRLTAQKDEWAKKLFGAGAGAGGEKGARSQNNGKKRGSTKDGDKKGGRFRGLTMGFPPLPQRSSGRRSFGRSKRLSLARSLDDLEV from the exons ATGTTCAGACAGGCAGATACGTCATCCAAGAGACGTCATGGGGGCGGGCTGCCCTTgtccccgcctccccctccccagggtCGAATCCGTGGTGTGGAGGTGGCGCGGGGAAGGACGGGGTACGGCTTTACCCTGTCAGGCCAGGgcccctgtgtcctgagctgcaTTCTGAAAGGAAGCCCCGCTGACTACATGGGCCTGCGCTCTGGCGACCACATCCTGTCCGTCAATGACATCAACGTCTCCAAGGCGTCCCACGAAGACGTGGTCAAGCTCATCGGCCGTTGCACTGGCATCCTTCACCTGGTGATCGCTGAGGGGGAGCGTCACCGCGGTGGCCGCCACCATGGCAGCCGACGAGGTGCCGGGGGCGGGGCGGCCGCTCACGTGGACTCGTGCTCCAGCGACGAGGAGCTGGGCAGTTTCCATGACAACG GCTGGTTCAAGCCCAAACTGGACCACAAGGCCCTGGGCATCAACAGGGCTGAAAGGGTAGTGGCAGAGATGCAGTCAGGAGGGATATTCAGCATGATCTTTGAAAACTCCAGCCATTCTTCCAGCAGCTCTGAGAAAGAGCGAGTCATCGCCCCcgggccttcctcctcctcgtcctcctcctccaagcctCGCCCACTCTCCGAACCTGAGTTCCCCCCCTACCGGAactcccacccccactcccgcAGCAACCCTAACCTCCTGTCGGAGGAGGAGATGGCCAGGGTGCTCAACGATGACTCTGTCTTTCTGGACTCCTAccagcaccccctccaccaccaccaggaggaccaggagcTGGAGGTGGGAGTCGGGGATGACTTTGCTCTAGAGCCCAGCGAAGGCATCCTGAACGTGGGCATGATGGTGGGGTACCTGGGCTCCATTGAGCTGGCCTCCACGGGAGCCAGTCTGGAGAGCGACAGCCTGCAGGCCATCAGGGGCAGCATGAGGCGGCTCCGTGCCGAGCAGAAGATCCACTCCCTGGTGCTCATGAAG GTGATGCATGACTGTGTGCGCCTGGTCAGTGACAGGGGTCAGGTCCTGGCCACCTATCCTGCCGAGAAACTCGCCTTTAGCGCCTGTTGCCCCGACGACCGCCGCTTCTTCGGGCTGGTCACCATGCAGGCCACGGACGACCACGAGGACTGTCGCTACGGCAACGGGCAAGAGGAAGAGGGTGGTCTGAGGACCTCCTGTCATGTTTTCATTGTGGATCCCGATCTGTGTCACCACCAG GTGCATGCTGGTGTAGCGAGGCGGTTCAGGTTTGAGTGTACCCCGGACCCAGACACCGGGGGCTGTCTGGagttcccccccacctcccagcctcTGCTCCAGTTTGTCTCGGTCCTGTACCGGGACATGGGGGAGAACATCGAGGGGGTGCGGGCTCGGGCCTTTGTGGATCCGGACAACGACGCCCAGCAGAACCacagcaccagcagcaacagcgACAGCGGCATCGGCAACTTTCTGCCTGAGGATAAGAGCAACAGGGTTCTATTGGTAGATCTGGGAGGCAACGCCCACAGCCCGGGCGTACGCCACTGggacagcccccctccctcctcgcagGCCTGGGGCCCCGCCCTCCAGGGTGgcggcccctccctccccccgccccctccgcccTTGATCCGAAACGGCTACCGCCACGACCTCCACCTGGCcgacctcccccaccctcaccccctgccccaccccaaccctcacCCGGAGCCCTCCGGCAGACACCCCCCTCGGGGAGGGCACCCCCACCACTACCCcccagggaagagagggggagggggaggagagaagagaggaggagggggaggaggggaggcttcCTCACAGAGGTGGCTGCCCGTCCACGTGTTGAGAGACTGGCGTCATcatccagggggaggaggaggaggaggaggcctgggCCCGGGACTGAGCAGCGACCAGGAGTCCTACGCTGAATCCACAGACGGCTGGTCCTCAGCGAACTGCAGCACCCTTCCGCCACCCATGAACAAGATCCCTGCCGACCGCTACCGTGCTCCGCTGCCCGGGGGAGACCTGGCCCAGCCACACAGGCTCACTGCACAGAAGGACGAGTGGGCCAAGAAGCTGTttggggccggggccggggccgggggtgAGAAAGGAGCTAGGAGTCAAAACAATGGGAAGAAAAGAGGGAGCACGAAAGATGgagacaaaaag gGCGGTCGTTTCCGGGGTCTGACCATgggcttcccccccctcccccaacgcTCCTCTGGGCGCCGTTCCTTCGGACGCTCCAAACGCCTCAGCCTGGCACGCTCACTGGACGACCTGGAG GTTTAA